A window of the Thermoleophilia bacterium SCSIO 60948 genome harbors these coding sequences:
- a CDS encoding DUF839 domain-containing protein: protein MTDTGLSRRALIRSGATGAAALTFGPVWLREALASAGPAVPGDSPYGPLGEADANSLELPQGFSSRIVARGGQPVEGTAYPWPVFPDGQATYRTEDGGWILVTNSESVSAAGAGSSAIRFDPDGEVIGAYRILGGTNVNCAGGPTPWGTWLSCEESDTGLVWEADPAGVLAAEPRPALGAFKHEAAAVDPVDGRLYLTEDSADAGFYRFTPESYPSLDAGLLEVAVVGDSGRVRWAEVPDPSTVTSATPTRQQVPEMAKFQNGEGIWYADGVLYFTTKTDKVVWAYDARRRRLERVFDRELATRSSLDAVDNVTVSAAGDVLVCEDGGNMEIGLITPKRTVSPLLRFVGADHEGSEVCGVVFDPSGRRMYCTSQRAFPTGGLPGFGAVYEITGPFRRPRGGVPGHLVFGPPAGERRPQGPLNPGADERRPGARVRVERRVARERLLGRGLVVRVSADEASRVAIVHDTPDLASNPGRGGSTRRPENIVLDLAEAIVERGEGSVRVVLRPAAGSRGRRLLRRGSEAIDSRVMVSVTDAASNERILSERVRVGPRR, encoded by the coding sequence ATGACCGACACGGGACTCTCCAGACGCGCACTCATCCGATCCGGCGCGACGGGGGCCGCCGCGCTCACGTTCGGACCGGTGTGGCTGCGCGAGGCGCTGGCCTCGGCCGGGCCCGCGGTCCCCGGCGATTCGCCCTACGGTCCGCTCGGCGAGGCGGATGCCAACTCGCTCGAGCTTCCCCAGGGCTTCAGCTCGCGGATCGTCGCCCGCGGCGGTCAGCCGGTCGAGGGCACCGCCTATCCGTGGCCCGTCTTCCCCGACGGTCAGGCGACCTACCGCACGGAGGACGGCGGCTGGATCCTGGTGACGAACTCCGAGTCGGTCTCGGCGGCCGGCGCCGGCAGCTCGGCGATCCGCTTCGATCCCGACGGTGAGGTGATCGGCGCCTACCGCATCCTCGGCGGCACGAACGTCAACTGCGCCGGCGGCCCGACTCCTTGGGGGACCTGGCTCTCCTGCGAGGAGTCCGACACCGGGCTCGTCTGGGAGGCCGATCCGGCCGGCGTCCTGGCGGCCGAGCCGCGCCCGGCGCTCGGTGCGTTCAAGCACGAGGCGGCGGCGGTCGACCCGGTCGACGGCCGGCTCTACCTCACCGAGGACTCGGCCGACGCGGGCTTCTATCGCTTCACCCCCGAGAGCTACCCGAGCCTCGACGCCGGGCTGCTCGAGGTGGCGGTCGTCGGCGACTCCGGCCGCGTGCGCTGGGCCGAGGTGCCGGACCCCTCGACCGTCACGAGCGCGACCCCGACTCGCCAGCAGGTTCCGGAGATGGCGAAGTTCCAGAACGGCGAGGGCATCTGGTACGCCGACGGCGTCCTCTACTTCACGACGAAGACCGACAAGGTCGTCTGGGCCTATGACGCACGCCGGCGCCGTCTCGAGCGCGTCTTCGACCGCGAGCTCGCGACGCGCTCCTCGCTCGACGCAGTCGACAACGTCACCGTGAGCGCCGCGGGGGACGTGCTGGTCTGCGAGGACGGCGGCAACATGGAGATCGGGCTGATCACGCCGAAGCGCACCGTCTCGCCGCTGCTTCGCTTCGTCGGCGCCGATCACGAGGGGTCCGAGGTCTGCGGGGTCGTCTTCGACCCGAGCGGGCGGCGGATGTACTGCACCTCCCAGCGCGCGTTCCCGACCGGAGGCCTGCCCGGATTCGGCGCGGTCTATGAGATCACCGGCCCGTTCCGCCGCCCGCGCGGCGGAGTTCCCGGCCACCTCGTGTTCGGGCCGCCGGCAGGCGAGCGCCGCCCGCAGGGGCCGCTCAATCCCGGCGCCGACGAGCGCCGGCCCGGCGCGCGCGTCCGCGTCGAGCGACGGGTCGCGCGCGAGCGTCTGCTCGGCCGCGGGCTCGTCGTCCGGGTGAGCGCCGACGAGGCCTCGCGGGTCGCGATCGTCCACGACACCCCCGACCTCGCGTCGAACCCCGGTCGCGGAGGCTCGACCCGCCGGCCGGAGAACATCGTCCTCGACCTCGCCGAGGCGATCGTGGAGCGCGGCGAGGGCTCGGTTCGGGTCGTGCTGCGACCCGCTGCGGGAAGCCGTGGGCGGCGCCTGCTGCGCCGCGGGTCGGAGGCGATCGACAGCCGCGTCATGGTGTCGGTGACCGACGCCGCCAGCAACGAGCGGATCCTGTCCGAGCGCGTGCGGGTGGGTCCGCGGCGCTGA
- a CDS encoding glycosyl transferase, with product MAGEAKTVVFFPESAYGPTNNCIGIGDVLRRRGHRVVFVLEESFAGLVEPHGFEERLMRLAPAPEEPEAPGQFWKDFIRETAPVFRKPTLDQLGEFIVPTFEALADGARFVDDRLAEIFAEVDPDVIVEDNVVSFPAILAGARPWVRIVSCNALEVRDPALPPTFCGLPAGDDSDWATHEAEYVRQIERIQPAFSEFCVERGAPPLPGREMEHESAWLNLTVVPAEADYERSRPLGPTWHRLESSVRTTDDPWEMPPELIDGEGSLIYLSLGSLGSGDVELMRRLVAILGELPHRFIVSSGPQHAEYELAPNMAGAEFLPQTSVLPHVDLVITHGGNNTVTECFHFGIPMLVLPIFWDQHDNAQRVEETGFGRRLDTYRAQPGEFREAIDSLLGDVELRARMAAIAARLQANPGTQRAAELIERVALTGEPVSGRPVSDEPVGGEPATA from the coding sequence GTGGCAGGTGAGGCCAAGACCGTCGTCTTCTTTCCCGAGTCGGCCTACGGGCCGACGAACAACTGCATCGGGATCGGCGACGTCCTGCGCCGCCGCGGCCACCGAGTCGTGTTCGTCCTCGAGGAGTCGTTCGCCGGGCTCGTCGAGCCGCACGGGTTCGAGGAGCGGCTGATGCGCCTCGCGCCGGCGCCCGAGGAGCCCGAGGCGCCGGGCCAGTTCTGGAAGGACTTCATCCGCGAGACGGCGCCGGTCTTCCGCAAGCCGACCCTCGATCAGCTCGGCGAGTTCATCGTCCCCACCTTCGAGGCGCTCGCCGACGGCGCCCGCTTCGTCGACGATCGCCTCGCCGAGATCTTCGCCGAGGTCGACCCGGACGTCATCGTCGAGGACAACGTCGTCTCTTTCCCCGCGATCCTCGCGGGTGCCCGGCCGTGGGTGCGGATCGTCTCCTGCAACGCTCTCGAGGTCCGCGATCCGGCGCTGCCGCCGACGTTCTGCGGCCTGCCCGCCGGCGACGACTCCGACTGGGCGACCCACGAGGCCGAGTACGTGCGCCAGATCGAGCGCATCCAGCCGGCGTTCTCGGAGTTCTGCGTCGAGCGCGGGGCGCCACCGCTGCCGGGGCGCGAGATGGAGCACGAGTCGGCCTGGCTCAACCTGACGGTCGTCCCCGCGGAGGCCGACTACGAGCGCTCGCGACCGCTCGGGCCGACCTGGCACCGGCTCGAATCGAGCGTCCGGACCACCGACGACCCGTGGGAGATGCCGCCGGAGCTGATCGACGGCGAGGGCTCCCTGATCTACCTCTCGCTCGGCTCGCTCGGCTCGGGCGACGTCGAGCTGATGCGCCGGCTCGTCGCGATCCTCGGCGAGCTGCCGCATCGCTTCATCGTCTCGTCCGGGCCGCAGCACGCCGAGTACGAGCTCGCACCGAACATGGCCGGCGCCGAGTTCCTGCCGCAGACCTCGGTCCTGCCGCACGTCGACCTCGTGATCACCCACGGCGGCAACAACACCGTGACGGAGTGCTTCCACTTCGGGATCCCGATGCTCGTCCTGCCGATCTTCTGGGACCAGCACGACAACGCGCAGCGCGTCGAGGAGACCGGCTTCGGCCGCCGCCTCGACACCTACCGAGCGCAACCTGGCGAGTTCCGCGAGGCGATCGACTCGCTGCTCGGCGATGTCGAGTTGCGCGCGCGAATGGCCGCGATCGCCGCCCGGCTCCAGGCGAATCCCGGGACCCAGCGCGCCGCCGAGTTGATCGAGCGCGTCGCCCTGACCGGTGAGCCGGTCAGCGGCCGGCCGGTGAGCGACGAGCCGGTCGGCGGCGAGCCGGCGACGGCGTGA
- the fdhD gene encoding formate dehydrogenase accessory sulfurtransferase FdhD, with protein sequence MLARIERDGEEDLVAVESPLEIRVDGSPLAVTMRTPGDDEELALGFLHGEGLIDRAHEAAPPADLRANAIDVSGPLLRDPGSRSFYATSSCGVCGKGAIEEVTVAAAPAPRGPVVERALLADLPERLRQPAFEASGGIHATGLFDASGEALCVREDVGRHNAFDKVVGWALRAGRIPLEGSVVCVSGRLSFELVQKAAVAGAPILVGVGAPSSLAIELAADRGLTLCGFARRGRLNVYTGAERVR encoded by the coding sequence ATGCTTGCGCGGATCGAGCGCGACGGGGAGGAGGACCTCGTCGCCGTCGAGTCGCCGCTCGAGATCCGCGTCGACGGCAGTCCGCTCGCGGTCACGATGCGAACGCCCGGAGACGACGAGGAGCTCGCGCTCGGGTTCCTCCACGGCGAGGGCCTGATCGACCGTGCCCACGAGGCCGCGCCTCCCGCCGACCTGCGTGCGAACGCGATCGACGTGTCTGGTCCTCTGCTCCGTGACCCGGGCTCTCGGAGCTTCTACGCGACCTCCTCCTGCGGCGTCTGCGGCAAGGGGGCGATCGAGGAGGTCACCGTCGCGGCGGCGCCGGCGCCGCGAGGGCCGGTGGTCGAGCGGGCGCTGCTCGCCGACCTGCCCGAGCGGCTGCGCCAGCCGGCGTTCGAGGCCAGCGGCGGGATCCACGCGACGGGACTCTTCGATGCGAGCGGCGAGGCGCTCTGCGTGCGTGAGGACGTCGGTCGCCACAACGCGTTCGACAAGGTCGTCGGCTGGGCGCTGCGCGCCGGCCGGATCCCGCTCGAGGGGAGCGTCGTCTGTGTGTCGGGGCGGCTGTCGTTCGAGCTCGTCCAGAAGGCTGCGGTCGCCGGCGCGCCGATCCTCGTCGGCGTCGGAGCTCCGAGCTCGCTGGCGATCGAGCTCGCGGCCGATCGCGGACTGACGCTGTGCGGCTTCGCCCGCCGCGGCCGGCTCAACGTCTACACGGGCGCGGAGCGGGTGCGGTGA
- a CDS encoding alpha/beta fold hydrolase: MSERVDGLAYDVTGDGPPLLLIHAGIAERRAWDPVLGRLSDRFRVIRYDGRGFGESDDPTAPWYLHEDAARLIEAVAGGPARVIGNSLGGSVAIDLALERPDLVERFVTVGSRPDGLDEDPWMLARFEEVDALFEAGDVEAANEREMEIWMDGTRAPGACDAAVRDVVSRINVELLRRQADLPEPLELEPAAFFRLANLEPPLLVCVGEYDQPSVAEGSRLLADRTGSRLVELPGSAHVPALETPDVFCDAVLPFLDGAIA, encoded by the coding sequence GTGAGCGAGCGCGTCGACGGGCTCGCCTACGACGTCACCGGTGACGGCCCGCCGCTGCTCCTGATCCACGCCGGGATCGCGGAGCGCCGGGCCTGGGACCCCGTGCTCGGCCGTCTCTCCGACCGCTTTCGCGTCATCCGCTACGACGGGCGCGGCTTCGGCGAATCCGACGATCCGACCGCCCCCTGGTACCTGCACGAGGACGCCGCCCGGTTGATCGAGGCGGTGGCGGGGGGGCCGGCGCGCGTGATCGGCAACTCGCTGGGCGGTTCGGTCGCGATCGACCTGGCGCTCGAGCGCCCCGACCTCGTCGAGCGCTTCGTCACCGTCGGCTCGCGCCCGGACGGGCTCGACGAGGACCCCTGGATGCTCGCCCGCTTCGAGGAGGTCGACGCGCTGTTCGAAGCCGGAGACGTCGAGGCGGCCAACGAGCGCGAGATGGAGATCTGGATGGACGGGACGCGAGCCCCGGGCGCCTGCGATGCGGCCGTTCGCGACGTCGTCTCGCGCATCAACGTCGAGCTGCTCAGGCGCCAGGCCGACCTGCCCGAGCCACTCGAGCTCGAGCCGGCCGCCTTCTTCAGGCTCGCGAACCTCGAGCCGCCGCTACTGGTGTGCGTCGGCGAGTACGACCAGCCGTCCGTCGCCGAGGGCTCGCGCCTGCTGGCCGACCGCACCGGTTCGCGCCTCGTCGAGCTCCCGGGCTCGGCGCACGTCCCGGCGCTCGAGACGCCGGACGTCTTCTGCGACGCCGTGCTGCCGTTTCTCGACGGCGCGATCGCCTAG
- the gnd gene encoding decarboxylating 6-phosphogluconate dehydrogenase — MGRAVGPCFGRYRRAAEFRSSAGRRAATGSVAARGLQWRRSEVAVGVDRRYACRPRRRRPRETTGARGIPTSTAYLIRPHGLHQTADPPTLHEPAEPADTPPDPNGGDSVADVKRQIGIVGLGKMGAALVLQALEKGIDVAGNDVHDPPAELTEAGMRAVDSIDGFRDALEGPRAVFLYVPAGPVVDELIDELTDKLEPGDVIVDAGNSYWGDSIRRAKRVAEKGLSLVDLGTSGGISGARHGACFMAGGERAAVERIEPMLIDLAVEGGYVHAGPSGAGHFTKLVHNGIEFGMLQAIGEGVDLLEHYRDELPIADVLECWRHGSVIRSWLVDLMQASYAERGGVADVPDYVEDTGEVNWLVDDAMHMEVSTPVIAQAVMQLIASRDSDHDAPRAIAMMRHGFGGHPFGEDAGIKRERRGGRIGGFER, encoded by the coding sequence ATGGGTCGAGCTGTCGGGCCTTGCTTCGGGCGGTATAGGCGGGCCGCGGAGTTCCGCTCTTCGGCGGGTCGGCGGGCCGCGACCGGGTCGGTCGCGGCGAGGGGCCTGCAATGGAGGCGTAGCGAGGTCGCCGTCGGGGTTGACCGTCGATACGCCTGCAGACCCCGACGGCGGCGCCCGCGGGAGACCACGGGCGCCCGCGGTATCCCGACCTCCACCGCCTACCTGATTCGGCCACACGGTTTGCACCAGACCGCCGACCCGCCGACCCTTCACGAGCCGGCCGAACCGGCCGATACTCCACCGGACCCCAATGGAGGAGACAGCGTGGCAGACGTAAAGCGGCAGATCGGGATCGTGGGGCTGGGGAAGATGGGCGCGGCGCTCGTCCTCCAGGCGCTCGAGAAGGGGATCGACGTCGCGGGCAACGACGTCCACGACCCGCCGGCCGAGCTGACCGAGGCGGGGATGCGGGCGGTCGACTCGATCGACGGCTTCCGCGACGCCCTCGAGGGACCGCGCGCGGTGTTCCTCTACGTGCCGGCCGGGCCGGTCGTCGACGAGCTGATCGACGAGCTCACGGACAAGCTCGAGCCGGGCGACGTGATCGTCGATGCAGGCAACTCCTACTGGGGTGACTCGATCCGGCGCGCGAAGCGGGTCGCCGAGAAGGGCCTGTCGCTGGTCGACCTCGGGACGAGCGGCGGGATCTCCGGCGCGCGCCACGGCGCCTGCTTCATGGCCGGGGGTGAGCGCGCGGCGGTCGAGCGGATCGAGCCGATGCTGATCGACCTCGCCGTCGAGGGCGGCTACGTCCACGCCGGACCGTCGGGTGCCGGGCACTTCACGAAGCTCGTCCACAACGGGATCGAGTTCGGGATGCTGCAGGCGATCGGCGAAGGCGTCGACCTGCTCGAGCACTATCGCGACGAGCTGCCGATCGCCGACGTGCTCGAGTGCTGGCGCCACGGGTCCGTGATCCGCTCCTGGCTCGTCGACCTGATGCAGGCGAGCTACGCCGAGCGCGGCGGCGTCGCCGACGTGCCCGACTACGTCGAGGACACCGGAGAGGTCAACTGGCTCGTCGACGACGCGATGCACATGGAGGTCTCGACGCCGGTGATCGCCCAGGCGGTGATGCAGCTGATCGCCTCGCGCGACTCCGACCACGACGCCCCACGCGCGATCGCGATGATGCGACACGGCTTCGGAGGCCACCCTTTCGGCGAGGACGCGGGGATCAAGCGCGAGCGCCGCGGTGGGCGGATCGGCGGGTTCGAGCGCTAG
- a CDS encoding cyclase family protein: MAGLDPQAAPRPLHHGWIDATVPVSDGMLSWPDDPDVEITYSMAISDGGPANVTKLSMSAHTGTHMDAPHHFIDDGSGIDILPLEAVMGPLRLIEISGETITAAELGPYDPRPGERIAFKTKNSERRWWEEPFDPGFAHIEPDAATLLAERGVMTVGVDYLSVGGGDTGAETHLTLLGAGIWIIEGLALAGLDAGEYELLALPLRLVGRDGSSCRALLRAV; encoded by the coding sequence ATGGCCGGCCTCGACCCGCAGGCCGCGCCGCGGCCGCTCCATCACGGCTGGATCGACGCGACGGTCCCGGTCTCCGACGGAATGCTCTCGTGGCCCGACGACCCGGATGTCGAGATCACGTACTCGATGGCGATCTCCGACGGTGGACCCGCCAACGTCACCAAGCTGTCGATGAGCGCGCACACCGGCACGCACATGGACGCGCCGCACCACTTCATCGACGACGGGTCGGGGATCGACATCCTCCCGCTCGAGGCGGTGATGGGACCGCTCCGCCTGATCGAGATCAGCGGCGAGACGATCACAGCGGCCGAGCTCGGGCCCTACGACCCGCGCCCCGGTGAGCGGATCGCCTTCAAGACGAAGAACTCGGAGCGCCGCTGGTGGGAGGAGCCGTTCGACCCCGGCTTCGCCCACATCGAGCCCGACGCCGCGACCCTGCTCGCCGAGCGCGGGGTGATGACGGTCGGCGTCGATTACCTGTCGGTCGGCGGCGGCGACACGGGCGCCGAGACCCACCTGACGCTGCTCGGCGCGGGGATCTGGATCATCGAGGGGCTGGCGCTCGCCGGCCTCGACGCGGGTGAGTACGAGCTGCTGGCGCTGCCGCTGCGGCTGGTCGGGCGTGATGGGTCGAGCTGTCGGGCCTTGCTTCGGGCGGTATAG